A window of [Ruminococcus] lactaris ATCC 29176 genomic DNA:
GACGCCGGTTTTATATAAGGAATTTACAACGCATCATGTTCTGGTGATGGAATATATCGAAGGATATCCTATCGATGAAAAAGAAGTGCTTGAAAAAGAGGGCTACGATCTGGAAGAGATCGGAACAAAGCTGGTTGACCATTATATCAAGCAGGTCATGGACGATGGCTTTTTCCATGCAGATCCCCATCCGGGAAATGTACATATTTCGGACGGGAAAATTGTATGGATTGATATGGGCATGATGGGACGGCTTTCAGACAGAGACAGAGAACTGATCTCCGATGCGATCCAGGGGATTGCGATCAATGATATCGGGATGATCCAGGATGCGGTTCTTGCGTTGGGAGAATTTCGGGGAAAACCGGATCAGAGTAAGCTGTATGAGGATATCAGCAGCTTGATGATCAAGTATGGCAAGCTGGATATGGGAAATATCGACGTGGCAGAGGCAATGCAGGATCTGATGGAAGTTATGAAGACGAACCGGATTTCTATGCCACATGGTCTGACGATGCTGGCACGCGGTCTGACGCAGATGGAAGGTGTTCTTGCTGAGATCTGTCCACAGATCAATATGGTAGAGATCGCTTCAGCAAGGATCAAAGGTGATTTCCTGCGGAATTTTAACTGGAAAAAAGAATTGAAGTCCGGTGGAAAGAACCTGTATCGAGCGATCCATAAGACGATCGAGATTCCGTCACTGGCAGCAGATGCACTGCAGGGATATATGAAAGGGCAGACGAGGGTCAACCTGGATCTTCATGTATCAAAGGATCTGGCAGAGCTGTTAAGAAGACTGGTGAGAAATATTGTGATGGGACTGTGGGTCATGGCACTTCTGATCAGTTCAAGCATCATCTGTACAACGAATATGAAGCCAAAGTTATGGGGAATCCCGGCAATTGGTGCGATCGGATATCTGATGGCATTCGTGATCGTGATGTATGTATTTATCAAGCATTTTTTGTCAAGAAAATAAGGAAAAAGTAATCACCGTATAAAAGGACAGAACCTTTTTATACGGTGATTTTTTTATAGCAGGAAAGTATACATTTCTGAAGCATTCTGAAATCGTTAAAGGAATCCGCAAAAGAAAAGACGATCGTACTGGTTTCCAACAGAGATTCCACCATGAATGTTGCAGATTTTGTATATGAAATGGAAAAAAGAAATAGTTCACTTGCAAAATGAAAGAAAATCTGTTAGAGTACTACAGGTAATTAATAAGACAGTTCGTGACCATCCTGTCTATAAAAAAAACTAGGGATAAAAGTTGTAATTTAAGATCTGTGAGATGCTGGTCCTATCTCTTTTCAGTCCGGTATCGTTACGATTTACAGGAGATGTCTCTCGGGGTCAGTACCGTCAGGCATCTCCTTTTTCTTGAAAATTCATTTTCATTTTCCCGGGGAACAGAGTTGGCACGCATCAAAAGAAAAAGAAAGAAGGGTGAAGATGGGACAGACAGAAAATCCAGTTCGCTATAGTATTATAACGGATAAAAACCCAAGGGAGATTGTTATGCTCCGGGGAAGCGGATGCCGTTATCTGCGGTGTCGTTTCTGTGATTATCATTTGGATTCTTCCAGAAATGAAGAAGAAAACTATAAGATCAACAAAGAGGCACTTTCTAAGGTAAATGGCATATATCACAGTCTTGAGGTAATCAATTCCGGAAGTTTTCTGGAACTTGATGAAAAGACAATGGAAGAAATCAGGCGGGTCTGTAAAGAAAAGCAGATCAGTCAGCTCCGGTTTGAGGTCCACTGGATGTATCATAAGCATGTACAGAAGTGGAAGGATTATTTTAAAAAGCAGGGAATCACGCTGAAGATTAAAATGGGTGTGGAGACATTTGATGATACGTTCAGAAGAGAAGTCTTTGACAAAGGAATGGAAGGCGTTATGCCGGAAGAGATCGCAGGAGTGGCAGATGAAGTCTGTCTGCTTTTTGGAA
This region includes:
- a CDS encoding ABC1 kinase family protein — encoded protein: MKNEKSGSRLKEITAVLRKHELTRGITPEKLRLILEDLGPTFIKIGQIMSLHSDVLPKKYCDELMKLRSDVAPMPFSEVEEVIEDSYGYPWQEVFSQIEKETLGSASIAQVHRATLKTGEEVVVKVQRKGIYDTMARDIGLLHKAVKLVPPISIKETIDFSMVLDELWVVTQEEMNFLTEAANMEEFARRNKDIAYVRTPVLYKEFTTHHVLVMEYIEGYPIDEKEVLEKEGYDLEEIGTKLVDHYIKQVMDDGFFHADPHPGNVHISDGKIVWIDMGMMGRLSDRDRELISDAIQGIAINDIGMIQDAVLALGEFRGKPDQSKLYEDISSLMIKYGKLDMGNIDVAEAMQDLMEVMKTNRISMPHGLTMLARGLTQMEGVLAEICPQINMVEIASARIKGDFLRNFNWKKELKSGGKNLYRAIHKTIEIPSLAADALQGYMKGQTRVNLDLHVSKDLAELLRRLVRNIVMGLWVMALLISSSIICTTNMKPKLWGIPAIGAIGYLMAFVIVMYVFIKHFLSRK
- a CDS encoding radical SAM protein; translated protein: MGQTENPVRYSIITDKNPREIVMLRGSGCRYLRCRFCDYHLDSSRNEEENYKINKEALSKVNGIYHSLEVINSGSFLELDEKTMEEIRRVCKEKQISQLRFEVHWMYHKHVQKWKDYFKKQGITLKIKMGVETFDDTFRREVFDKGMEGVMPEEIAGVADEVCLLFGISGQTAESMQKDIETGLKYFERICINIMVENTTPIRPDQEVIRLFVEQIYPKYKENQRVDILLQNTDFGVGGEEKEKEENE